A window of the Henckelia pumila isolate YLH828 chromosome 3, ASM3356847v2, whole genome shotgun sequence genome harbors these coding sequences:
- the LOC140889717 gene encoding lichenase-like, giving the protein MAKLHALPVKSSVALIILIGLCLLFSPLADGQTGVCYGILGSNLPPPTEMVSLCQQHGIRSVRIYDPNPEILQALSGSQISVMVGIPNQEIPAIAQNPVAAQEWVQNNIRRFPGVSFKYIVVGNEINPSDPAFAPYVAPAMNNIFSAVSGTSIKVSTSISSALLGQSYPPSTGAFRPDVEGFIGPIINFLKAQNSPLLANTYPYLAYAGDPTHVSLEYALFTSPVPVVIDGPYQYQNLFDAILDAFHVALERYGAQDLDVVVSETGWPTDGGAATTVENAAIYNNRLLSHVAGGTPRRPGKYIEVYIFDLMDEDQKSPEFEKHWGVFYPNKQLKYPISF; this is encoded by the exons ATGGCTAAGTTACATGCGTTGCCTGTGAAAAGCAGCGTTGCATTGATAATCTTGATTGGGTTATGTCTTCTTTTCTCTCCTTTAGCAG ATGGTCAAACAGGAGTATGTTACGGGATCCTCGGCAGCAATTTACCTCCGCCGACGGAGATGGTTTCCCTGTGCCAGCAACACGGTATCCGCTCGGTCCGCATCTACGATCCCAACCCGGAAATCCTCCAAGCCCTGAGTGGCTCCCAAATTTCAGTCATGGTAGGAATCCCGAACCAAGAAATCCCTGCCATCGCCCAAAACCCTGTTGCAGCACAAGAATGGGTCCAAAACAATATCAGGAGATTTCCAGGCGTCAGTTTCAAGTACATCGTTGTGGGAAATGAGATCAACCCGTCAGACCCTGCCTTCGCCCCCTATGTTGCCCCTGCCATGAACAACATTTTCTCTGCTGTTTCTGGAACGTCTATCAAGGTTTCCACGTCCATAAGCTCTGCACTTCTCGGCCAGTCGTACCCTCCCTCAACCGGAGCTTTCAGGCCGGACGTCGAGGGGTTCATCGGTCCGATCATTAATTTTCTAAAGGCACAAAACTCCCCTTTACTTGCCAATACATACCCATATCTTGCTTATGCAGGGGATCCCACTCATGTAAGCCTGGAATACGCCCTTTTCACATCTCCCGTGCCTGTCGTGATAGACGGGCCATATCAGTACCAGAACTTGTTCGACGCTATCCTGGATGCCTTTCACGTGGCGTTGGAGAGGTACGGGGCACAGGATTTGGATGTCGTGGTCTCGGAAACGGGTTGGCCTACGGATGGTGGAGCAGCTACAACTGTTGAAAATGCGGCCATTTACAATAATAGGTTGCTTAGTCATGTAGCTGGTGGAACTCCGAGGCGGCCTGGAAAGTACATCGAGGTTTATATATTCGACCTGATGGATGAGGATCAGAAGAGCCCGGAATTTGAAAAACATTGGGGGGTCTTTTATCCAAATAAACAGCTTAAATATCCGATCTCATTTTAA